GCGCGCACGCTCGAAGAGCAATTCGAAGCGATGTGGCGCAAATGCGCGAGCAACGGCAACGCTAAGGAGTCCTAAGCAGTGCCCGTCGGCATGTTGTTCGCACGCCGGGCCGTTTCGAGCAGTGTATTGCGCACCTGCTGGAAGATCCGCAGATATTGATGGCTGCCGTGTTCGATCGCGGCGGTCTTCAAGGCATCGAGCACGAGCAGATCGGCCGGATAAGGGCTCGCGATCGAGCCCGACATCGGCAGCCGCAGCGGATCGTAGTGCCTTACCCGCCAGTGCTTCTCTCTGAGCAGCAACAGCGAAACGATGCGCTCCTGCACGAATACCTTCGCCGGGACGAAATCGTTCGCATAGGGGATCGGCCCGTTGAGCAACTGCGCGAGCGCGCTCGTGCCGGCCTCCGCCACCGAGAACAGCACCTCGTTGACCGCGAGCCAGCGGCGCCAGAACGCGGGCGTCGCCACGAAATAATTGCAAAAGATGCTGTGTCGCGAATCCATCACGACGTTGTGCGGGTCGAGCCCGGGCGCGACGAAGGCGACGGCTTGTTCGAAGACGGGCCAACTGTTCGCGTGATTGGTCGCGGCTTGATCGAACGTATTCAGATGGACGGCGCCTTGATCGAAAAACGGCGAAAACCCGATGACGTCGACGTCGCGCCCCACCGTGGCGAGGAACGTATGAACGGCGGCCGAATCGAGCGTGGTCTTTTTGCCGAATTTCGGAGAAAAGAATCCGTAAAGCGTGTTTTCGTCGAGGGTATGGCTTTGCAGGTAGCTGCGAATCGGCCAATACTCGCGCCAATCGGGACGCTGGCCGCGGTTGTCGAGCGCGATGAAACCGGGGTCGAGCTGCGCTCGCGTGGCCTCTGAGTAAAAAATCTGGCGAATCTCGACGCGGCGGTTGCCGACGGGCGGGCTCGACGGTGCGTGCATGAGTGAATCTCAGTCGATTGACAGGGTATAGCGCGCAGCGCGCGGGCGCACGGCGGCGAGTAGACAGTGTGCCAGCCGGCCTGCGCATCGCATTGCTCGAACAGCGCGCGAATCCGGCCTCAATTTGTGCCGTGCGGTGTGCCGCACGATGCGCGGCGCAGGAAAAAAATAAAGCCGCGTTGCCGCGGCTTCGAGTGTGACGCACCGCTCTCGCATCGAGCGGTTGTTCTTCGTATCTTGTTCCGCGACTGCATGCCGCCGAAGGCGGTGCGCCTCCTTATGCAAGGCGCGGCGCGCCCGACTGCCTCCGCGGCGTTCCGGCCGGGCGTTATCGCAATTGCCCCGCCGTCTGATATTGGCGCGCGGCCGACACGCGCCGCTGCGCTTCGCTAAAGCGCGCCGAGATCGCGTCGCGCGCGGCGGACGCCTTCTGCATGATCGTTGCGTTCATGTCCCGAATTTCGTGGATCATGACGAGCGCTTCATCGGTCTGCTCCGCGGTCAGCGACATGATGAGCGGCGAACGTTCCTCGGCAAGATCGGCCGCGAAGCCGAAGTCGCCGGCGTCGAGCGCCGCGACGAGCGTGCGCGTCAATTCGTAGGCGCGCGAGAGCGATTCGTTCTGCATGGTTGCGAACTCCTGGCGGAGGTTGCGTTACGACTTGTTTATCGTGCCGGCGGAGCCGTCGCCCCCGAACAATTGATTCAAATACGACGTGTTGCTTTGTGTCTCGGCCATGAGCGAGTCGAGCGCGGTGAACTCCGTCTGATACTGCGTCGTCAACGTGGCCGCGTAAGCCGACAGCGTGCTGTTCGCCTCGCCTTGGTTCGTGATATCGGTATTGATCGACGATTCGCGCTGCGCGATCTGGCCCGTGACCGGCGCGATGAACGTATTGATCAGCGAGTTCAACTGCTCGCCGATGCCGTTCGTTGCGTTGAACACCGACGACACCGTGCTCGGCGACGACGCGAGCGTCGCTTGCAGCGTCGCGGACGTGAACGTCAGCGTTCCCGTATCGGTCAAGTTGACGCCGATTTGCGCCAGCGTGAGCGTCTGCCCGCCCACGGTGATGCCGCCCGAGACGATCGACGCAATGCCGTTGACCGCCGAGTCGAGCATCGAATCGCCGAGCAGGGGGCCGGCCGTCGCAGTGCTCGAGCTGTAGGAGGCGAGCGACTGGGTGGTCGAGATCCACGAGTTGTACGCGCTGACGAAGCTCTGTACGTCGTTGGTGATGGCCGACGTGTTGGTTGCCACCGACAGCGTCTGCGACGTGCCGACCGAAGCCGAGGAAAGGCTCAGCGTGACGCCGGTCAATGCGTTCGTGACGTTGTTGCTGGCGCTGTCGACCGGTTCGCCGCTGATCGTCAGCTTGGCGTCCTGGCCGGCCGTCTCTTGCGTGAAGTTGGCCGTGGCCATGCCCGAGTCGACGGTCGGGTCGGCCGTGACCGAAATGTCGTTGGCCGCGCCGGTTTGGGTCGACGTGAGCACGAGATGCTGCCCGTCCGTCCCCGTCACGACGGCGGCCGTCACGCCGGGGTTGTTCGATGCGCTGTTGATCGCACTCGCGATGCCGGACAGCGTGTTGTTCGACGAGTTCAACGCGATCGTCATCGTACTGCTGCCGATCGTGATGTTCAGGTTGCCGGTGCCGAGCGTCGCGTTGGTCGCATAGGCCTTCGACGAAATCTGGTTGGCCGTGGCGATTTGCTGCACGGCCACCGTGTACGAGCCTGCCGCGGCGTCGGACGTGGTCGTGGCCGTGATGCCGCTGCCGCTCATCGTGGCAGACAGCGCGGTGAAGGCGCTACCGTCATCCAGGCCGGCCAGCGACGATTGCAGCGAGGAAAGCGATGAATTCACCTGGCCGAGTGCGGACAGCGTGGTGTTGTCGCTCGAGATCGCGTTGTCGATCGTCTGCTGCTGCCCCGCGGTGCTTGCGGTCACGAGTGCCGAGACGAGTGAAGTCACATCGAGCGTCGAGCCGGTCGCGCCGCTCAAGATTGATTGCGCTGCTTCTTGCAGAACGCTGTTGGCGCTCGCGATGGCGCTGCTCGCTGAAGTTACGGTACTCATGCCAGGCTCCGTGCGTTGCCGCGGGATCGGGATTCCAAGTTGGGCCGTGCGTCGAAAAAAACAGCGGCCGGTCTATCAATGCACAACGGGAGGTATCCCTCCCGATCGAGCTTTCGACTCTTTTTGCCGGCAACGCCGGACGCAGTGCGACGCGTCTGGCGTTGCCGGGCGCGCGGCGAGCCCTCGTTGCGGCCCGCGGCGCGAAGCTTACGCTTATTGCAGGAGCTTGAGCACGTTTTGCGGCAGCGAGTTCGCTTGCGCGAGCACCGAGATACCGGCTTGTTGCAGCACTTGCGCCTTCGACAGGTTGGCCGTTTCTTGCGCGTAGTCGGCGTCCACGAGTTGCGACTGGGCGGACGACAGGTTCGTCGATTCCGTTTGCGTGTCGGAGATGGCCGACGTGAACGTGTTCTGCGTTGCACCGAGCGTTGCTTGGAACGTGTTCACTTGCGTCAGCGCTGCTTGGATCGCCGTCATCGCGTTTTGCGCGCCCGACGTCGTCGAGATGTCGATGCCGCTGATGCCAAGGCCCGTCGTCGTCCACGACGTCGTACCGAAGTTCGCCGTGATCGTTTGGTTGGCCGATGCGCCGATCTGGAAGTTCACGCTGCCCAGGCCGCCGAGCACGGTTTGGTTGTTGAACGTCGTTTGCGATTCAACGCGGTTGATTTCCGTCAGACGCGTGTTCACTTCAGTCTGCAGGTCGGCCTGCGCTGCCGAGCCGAGCGAGCCGTCGCCCGATTCCACGGCGAGCTGATAAATACGTTGCAGGTTCGAGACGGTCGACGAGATCGCGCCCGAAGCGGTTTGCACCATCGAGATACCGTCGTTCGCGTTTTGCTCGCCTTGGTTCAGCGCGTTGATCGACGCCGTTTGCAGCGTCGAGATCGCCATACCTGCAGCATCGTCGGCCGCGGTGTTGATGCGCTTGCCCGAGGACAGGCGGGTGATGGCTTGCGACAGCGCGGAGCCCGAACTATTCAGGTTCGTTTGCGTTTCGAGCGACAGAATATTTGTGTTGATGTCTAACATTTTGCTTCCTCGTTTGGAATACGGTCCAGGGACTAGGCTGGTTCGGGGTTCGGCGTCGCGCTTTCGCGAATGGCGCTGCCCGCCTGTCCTGGTTGTCGGCGAGGTCGAGAAAAAACTTTAGGGACCGACCGACGAATTCATGCGCCCGGACGTCGATGTTCACCTGAAAGTCAAGCTGGATAAAGGTTGCAAGGAAACTAAACGTTTGCGAAGCGGGGCTGAAAATCGTGCGGCGAAGCAAGGCTGTCAATCGTGGCCGCGAACAAATGGTGGTGCGCTGCACGTTTTTCTGCTACCATCGCGGGTCGAATTGAGATCGCTGCCGTTTTCATTTGAGATCTGCCGCCCTTTCGCTGCCTCGGCTAGGACTTATAGGACTATAGGTCGTGCCGCAGTGGGCTCGCGGTGCTTCGCGAGTGGGTATTGGCAAGGGCTGGCAAGGGCTGGCAAGGGCTGGCAAGGGCTGGCAAGGGCTGGCAAGGGCTGGCAAGGGCTGGCAAGGGCTGGCAAGGGCTGGCAAGGGCTGGCAAGGGCTGGCAAGGGCTGGCAAGGGCTGGCAAGGGCTGGCAGGCATTGGCAAGCTCTCCGGTAGCCAAACGCGGCGTCGGCAAGGTATGTCGATCGGCGTGCGCGGTGAACGCTCCGCTCTCTCTTTTCAGGCCTGTCCGGCTGTATCAACGCCCGCGCTGCTAAAGCGGTAAAGCAGCGTGGCGGCGAAGTCCATCGGACTGGCGCGTGCGCGAAAGCGCGCTACGCATTTGAACGTAACTTTGGGAATTTCATGACGACCATTCTTCTGAAGGAAAACGA
The sequence above is a segment of the Trinickia acidisoli genome. Coding sequences within it:
- the fliT gene encoding flagellar protein FliT; translation: MQNESLSRAYELTRTLVAALDAGDFGFAADLAEERSPLIMSLTAEQTDEALVMIHEIRDMNATIMQKASAARDAISARFSEAQRRVSAARQYQTAGQLR
- the fliD gene encoding flagellar filament capping protein FliD, with the translated sequence MSTVTSASSAIASANSVLQEAAQSILSGATGSTLDVTSLVSALVTASTAGQQQTIDNAISSDNTTLSALGQVNSSLSSLQSSLAGLDDGSAFTALSATMSGSGITATTTSDAAAGSYTVAVQQIATANQISSKAYATNATLGTGNLNITIGSSTMTIALNSSNNTLSGIASAINSASNNPGVTAAVVTGTDGQHLVLTSTQTGAANDISVTADPTVDSGMATANFTQETAGQDAKLTISGEPVDSASNNVTNALTGVTLSLSSASVGTSQTLSVATNTSAITNDVQSFVSAYNSWISTTQSLASYSSSTATAGPLLGDSMLDSAVNGIASIVSGGITVGGQTLTLAQIGVNLTDTGTLTFTSATLQATLASSPSTVSSVFNATNGIGEQLNSLINTFIAPVTGQIAQRESSINTDITNQGEANSTLSAYAATLTTQYQTEFTALDSLMAETQSNTSYLNQLFGGDGSAGTINKS
- a CDS encoding flagellin domain-containing protein; this translates as MLDINTNILSLETQTNLNSSGSALSQAITRLSSGKRINTAADDAAGMAISTLQTASINALNQGEQNANDGISMVQTASGAISSTVSNLQRIYQLAVESGDGSLGSAAQADLQTEVNTRLTEINRVESQTTFNNQTVLGGLGSVNFQIGASANQTITANFGTTSWTTTGLGISGIDISTTSGAQNAMTAIQAALTQVNTFQATLGATQNTFTSAISDTQTESTNLSSAQSQLVDADYAQETANLSKAQVLQQAGISVLAQANSLPQNVLKLLQ